One Pseudomonas lalucatii genomic window carries:
- a CDS encoding YcgN family cysteine cluster protein, producing the protein MAAKVEPFWKRKTLAQLDQDEWESLCDGCGLCCLQKLEDEDDGSVYYTRIACKLLDLDSCRCTDYANRARFVPDCIQLTPAQADQFQWLPPTCAYRLVSEGKDLPLWHHLVCGDPQAVHVERISQAGRMLSEHSVAEDDWEEHLIFRAG; encoded by the coding sequence ATGGCCGCGAAAGTCGAACCCTTCTGGAAACGCAAGACCCTCGCCCAGCTCGACCAGGACGAGTGGGAATCGCTGTGCGACGGCTGCGGCCTGTGCTGCCTGCAGAAGCTCGAGGACGAGGACGACGGCAGCGTCTACTACACGCGCATCGCCTGCAAGCTGCTCGATCTCGACAGTTGCCGCTGTACGGACTACGCCAATCGTGCGCGCTTCGTCCCCGACTGCATCCAGCTCACCCCCGCCCAGGCCGACCAGTTCCAGTGGTTGCCGCCGACCTGCGCCTACCGCCTGGTCAGCGAGGGCAAGGATCTGCCGCTGTGGCACCACCTGGTCTGCGGTGACCCCCAGGCGGTACATGTCGAGCGCATCTCCCAGGCCGGACGCATGCTCAGCGAGCACAGCGTCGCCGAGGACGATTGGGAAGAGCATCTGATCTTCCGCGCCGGCTAG
- a CDS encoding D-2-hydroxyacid dehydrogenase codes for MHLLIAEGAHTTYAELLRQAAPELELRGSADPAELARWADGCPLWLGQPDLLAALLAAGHRPQWLQSTWAGITPLLAPELPRDYRLSRAVGIFGQVMAEYVLGHLLAHERRLFARQAAQAEQRWDSSLPRSLAGRRVLIVGCGDIGQSVAQFLAPFGVELFGVASQARELAPFVAVAGMEALPRLAADADYLVNLLPDTPATRDVYDAALLGRLKPSAVLINAGRGAAVVDADLVAALQRGRLAGAVIDVCRQEPLPAGHPFWTAPRLLLTGHSSAPTDPRLMARLFLDNLKRWRGGQALRGQVDFIRGY; via the coding sequence ATGCACCTGCTGATCGCCGAAGGCGCCCACACCACCTACGCCGAACTGCTGCGCCAGGCCGCGCCGGAGCTGGAGCTGCGCGGCAGCGCCGACCCCGCCGAGTTGGCACGCTGGGCCGACGGCTGCCCGCTGTGGCTGGGCCAGCCCGACCTGCTCGCCGCCCTGCTGGCCGCGGGACACAGGCCGCAGTGGCTGCAGTCGACCTGGGCCGGCATCACGCCCCTGCTGGCGCCGGAGCTGCCGCGGGACTACCGGTTGAGCCGCGCCGTGGGCATCTTCGGCCAGGTGATGGCCGAATATGTGCTGGGCCACCTGCTGGCCCATGAGCGCCGGCTGTTCGCGCGCCAGGCCGCCCAGGCCGAGCAGCGCTGGGACAGCAGCCTGCCGCGCAGCCTGGCCGGGCGCCGGGTGCTGATCGTCGGTTGCGGCGACATCGGCCAGAGCGTGGCGCAGTTCCTCGCCCCCTTCGGCGTCGAGCTGTTCGGCGTGGCCAGCCAGGCACGGGAGCTGGCGCCCTTCGTCGCGGTGGCCGGCATGGAGGCGCTGCCGCGCCTGGCCGCCGACGCCGACTACCTGGTCAACTTGCTGCCGGATACCCCGGCCACCCGCGACGTCTACGATGCCGCACTGCTGGGCCGGCTCAAGCCCAGCGCCGTGCTGATCAACGCCGGTCGCGGCGCGGCGGTGGTCGACGCCGACCTGGTCGCGGCCCTGCAACGGGGCCGGCTGGCCGGCGCGGTGATCGACGTCTGCCGCCAGGAGCCCCTGCCGGCCGGGCATCCGTTCTGGACCGCGCCACGCCTGCTGCTCACCGGACACAGCTCGGCACCGACCGATCCGCGGCTGATGGCGCGGCTGTTCCTCGACAACCTGAAACGCTGGCGCGGCGGGCAGGCGCTGCGCGGCCAGGTGGACTTCATCCGGGGCTACTAG
- a CDS encoding YcgL domain-containing protein, producing MKRICSIYKSPRKNEMYLYVLKSDALKRVPENLLAAFGPPIHSFDMVLTPERQLAREDIHKVLDNLEQQGFHLQMPPAEEDYIEHLPDELLRRNDPV from the coding sequence GTGAAGCGCATCTGCTCGATCTACAAAAGCCCGCGCAAGAACGAGATGTACCTCTACGTGCTCAAGAGCGATGCGCTCAAGCGTGTGCCCGAGAACCTGCTGGCGGCCTTCGGCCCGCCGATCCACAGCTTCGACATGGTGCTGACCCCGGAGCGCCAGCTGGCCCGCGAGGACATTCACAAGGTGCTCGACAACCTCGAGCAGCAGGGTTTCCACCTGCAGATGCCGCCGGCCGAGGAGGACTACATCGAGCACCTGCCGGACGAGCTGCTGCGGCGCAACGACCCGGTCTGA
- the rnd gene encoding ribonuclease D: MAIDIHWILDDASLARHCADWRRLPFVALDTEFMRVDTFYPIAGLLQVSEGERAYLIDPLQIGDWQPFAALLADPAVVKVLHACSEDLEVFQRLTGSLPAPLFDTQLAAGYLNLGFSMGYSRLVQAVLNIELPKGETRSDWLQRPLSATQVSYAAEDVLHLAEIYLALQQRLSPQKNAWVLEDGAELVANLGREVDPQELYREAKLAWKLSRQQLAVLRALCAWREREARARDQPRNRIIREHSLWPLARSQPDNLVVLARIDDMHPKTVRQDGETLLQLIKDAAATSPADWPEALPEPLPVEAAALLKKLRAIGQRQAERLDIAPELMLRKKTLEALLKSGYPHGPYELPDALRGWRRDLMGQALLDCLAAEGDPA; this comes from the coding sequence GTGGCTATCGATATTCACTGGATTCTTGACGACGCCAGCCTGGCGCGGCATTGCGCCGACTGGCGGCGATTGCCGTTCGTGGCCCTGGACACCGAGTTCATGCGGGTCGACACCTTCTACCCGATCGCCGGCCTGCTGCAGGTCAGCGAGGGCGAGCGGGCCTACCTGATCGACCCTTTGCAGATCGGCGACTGGCAACCGTTCGCCGCCTTGCTGGCGGACCCGGCGGTGGTCAAGGTGCTGCACGCCTGCAGCGAGGACCTGGAGGTCTTCCAGCGCCTGACCGGCAGCCTGCCGGCGCCGCTGTTCGACACCCAGCTGGCCGCCGGCTACCTCAACCTGGGGTTCTCCATGGGCTACTCGCGCCTGGTGCAGGCGGTGCTGAACATCGAGCTGCCCAAGGGCGAGACCCGCTCCGACTGGCTGCAGCGACCGCTGTCGGCGACCCAGGTCAGCTACGCCGCCGAGGATGTGCTGCACCTGGCGGAGATCTACCTGGCCCTGCAGCAGCGCCTGTCGCCGCAGAAGAACGCCTGGGTGCTGGAGGACGGCGCCGAACTGGTGGCCAACCTGGGCCGCGAGGTCGACCCGCAGGAGCTCTACCGCGAGGCCAAGCTGGCCTGGAAGCTGTCCCGTCAGCAACTGGCGGTACTGCGTGCGTTGTGCGCCTGGCGCGAGCGCGAGGCGCGGGCGCGCGACCAGCCGCGCAACCGCATCATCCGCGAGCATTCGCTGTGGCCCCTGGCGCGTAGCCAGCCGGACAACCTGGTGGTCCTGGCGCGGATCGACGACATGCATCCCAAGACCGTGCGCCAGGACGGCGAGACCCTGTTGCAGCTGATCAAGGACGCCGCCGCCACGTCGCCGGCCGACTGGCCCGAGGCGCTGCCCGAGCCGTTGCCGGTGGAGGCCGCGGCACTGCTGAAGAAGCTGCGCGCCATCGGCCAGCGCCAGGCCGAGCGGCTGGACATCGCCCCGGAGCTGATGTTGCGCAAGAAGACCCTCGAGGCCCTGCTGAAAAGCGGCTACCCCCATGGCCCCTATGAACTGCCGGACGCCCTGCGCGGCTGGCGCCGCGACTTGATGGGCCAGGCCCTGCTCGACTGCCTGGCCGCCGAAGGAGACCCCGCGTGA
- a CDS encoding SMP-30/gluconolactonase/LRE family protein has product MNTPLGLLALAIAAGAAYLAVTPSPIEPLAWQAPPAPAMTGVLEPNDTLMKAELIGKGQLPGPEDSAVDAQGRLYSGLQDGRIVRIDADGAVATFVDTGGRPLGMDFDAAGNLIVADAYKGLLSIDPQGRIEVLSTEAAGVPFKFTDDLAIARNGRIYFSDASSRFEQPDYLLDLLEARPHGRLLRYDPQTATTEVLLEDLYFANGVALSADEDFVLVNETYRYRITRYWLEGDQAGTADTFIDNLPGLPDNLQGDGAGTFWVALPSPRKADADLLHRHPWVKAQLAKLPRALWPKAIPYGLVIALDERGEIVRSLHDTSGSHLRMITSAKPVGDYLYLGSLDNDRIGRLRIR; this is encoded by the coding sequence ATGAACACACCCCTCGGCCTGCTCGCCCTGGCAATCGCCGCCGGCGCCGCCTACCTGGCCGTCACCCCAAGTCCCATCGAGCCGCTGGCCTGGCAGGCACCGCCGGCCCCGGCCATGACCGGCGTGCTGGAGCCGAACGACACCCTGATGAAAGCCGAGCTGATCGGCAAGGGCCAGCTGCCGGGGCCGGAGGACAGCGCCGTGGACGCCCAGGGCCGGCTCTACAGCGGCCTGCAGGACGGCCGCATCGTGCGCATCGACGCCGACGGCGCCGTGGCGACCTTCGTCGACACCGGCGGCCGCCCGCTGGGCATGGACTTCGATGCGGCCGGCAACCTGATCGTCGCCGACGCCTACAAGGGCCTGCTGAGCATCGACCCGCAGGGGCGCATCGAGGTGCTGAGCACCGAGGCCGCCGGGGTGCCCTTCAAGTTCACCGACGACCTGGCGATCGCCCGCAACGGCCGCATCTACTTCAGCGATGCCTCCTCGCGCTTCGAGCAGCCGGACTACCTGCTCGACCTGCTCGAGGCCCGCCCCCACGGTCGCCTGCTGCGCTACGACCCGCAGACCGCGACGACCGAGGTGCTGCTCGAGGACCTGTACTTCGCCAACGGCGTGGCGCTGTCGGCGGACGAGGACTTCGTGCTGGTCAACGAGACCTACCGCTACCGCATCACCCGCTACTGGCTCGAGGGCGACCAGGCCGGCACCGCGGACACCTTCATCGACAACCTGCCGGGCCTGCCGGACAATCTGCAGGGCGACGGCGCCGGCACCTTCTGGGTCGCCCTGCCGTCGCCGCGCAAGGCCGACGCCGACCTGCTGCACCGTCACCCCTGGGTCAAGGCGCAGCTGGCCAAGCTGCCCCGGGCGCTGTGGCCCAAGGCCATTCCCTACGGCCTGGTCATCGCCCTCGATGAGCGGGGCGAGATCGTCCGCAGCCTGCACGACACCAGCGGCAGCCACCTGCGCATGATCACCTCGGCCAAGCCGGTGGGCGACTACCTGTACCTCGGCAGCCTGGACAACGACCGCATCGGCAGGCTGCGGATTCGCTGA
- a CDS encoding spermidine synthase, with amino-acid sequence MKRFVLLDTVEIPDNAGALCLFEYGEDFVIKIAGGDGGQLMNTRMHGSEDALAAIPCQQVASRPQVRALIGGLGMGFTLASALQHLGTDAEVTVAELVPGVVEWNRGALGAKAGYPLRDPRTRVVLEDVAKLLQRASQAYDAIMLDVDNGPEGLTQKGNGWLYSAAGLRQCHQALRPRGRLAVWSASADRPFGERVRRAGFRVEEVQVYAHGNRGTRHTLWIAEKLG; translated from the coding sequence ATGAAGCGCTTCGTACTGCTGGATACGGTTGAGATTCCCGACAACGCCGGCGCGCTGTGCCTGTTCGAGTACGGCGAGGACTTCGTGATCAAGATCGCCGGCGGCGACGGCGGCCAGCTGATGAACACCCGCATGCACGGTTCCGAGGATGCCCTGGCGGCGATTCCCTGCCAGCAGGTGGCGAGTCGCCCGCAGGTGCGGGCGCTGATCGGCGGCCTGGGCATGGGCTTCACCCTGGCCTCGGCGCTGCAGCACCTGGGGACGGATGCCGAGGTGACGGTGGCCGAGCTGGTGCCGGGGGTGGTGGAGTGGAACCGCGGGGCGCTGGGAGCCAAGGCCGGTTATCCGCTGCGCGATCCGCGCACCCGGGTGGTGCTGGAGGATGTCGCCAAGCTGCTGCAGCGTGCCAGCCAGGCCTATGACGCGATCATGCTGGATGTCGACAACGGCCCCGAGGGGCTGACCCAGAAGGGCAACGGCTGGCTGTATTCGGCCGCGGGCCTGCGCCAGTGCCATCAGGCGCTGCGGCCCAGGGGCCGGCTGGCGGTGTGGTCGGCCAGTGCCGACCGCCCGTTCGGCGAGCGGGTGCGCCGGGCCGGTTTCAGGGTGGAGGAGGTGCAGGTCTACGCCCACGGCAACCGCGGCACCCGCCACACCCTGTGGATCGCCGAGAAGCTCGGCTGA
- a CDS encoding rhodanese-like domain-containing protein, giving the protein MAEAVAVAELQALLASARPPLLCDVRRQPAFDASPQVIPGALRRQPEAVADWAAALPGAAEVVVYCVHGHEVSQGVAAYLGGLGLRARYLRGGIEQWKTEGGATAALRD; this is encoded by the coding sequence ATGGCTGAAGCCGTTGCCGTCGCCGAGTTGCAGGCCCTGCTGGCGTCGGCCCGGCCGCCGCTGCTGTGCGACGTGCGTCGCCAGCCGGCGTTCGACGCCAGTCCGCAGGTCATTCCCGGCGCGTTGCGGCGCCAGCCCGAGGCCGTCGCGGACTGGGCCGCGGCGTTGCCCGGCGCGGCCGAGGTGGTGGTGTACTGCGTGCACGGCCACGAGGTCAGCCAGGGCGTCGCCGCGTACCTCGGCGGCCTGGGGCTGCGCGCCCGCTACCTGCGCGGCGGTATCGAGCAGTGGAAGACCGAGGGCGGGGCCACCGCGGCGCTCCGCGACTGA
- a CDS encoding sulfurtransferase: MPLAQLITPAALALRLEQDGPPLILDCRFALDDPSYGQRSYAAGHIPGAQFADLEQHLSGPVRQGVTGRHPLPDPKVLLERLRQWGLRQDSQVVLYDDGPGAFAARAWWLLAWLGKRDGVYLLDGGLKAWHKAGLGLSHEQPDPVRGDFSGEPDEGLLVSASRLQQRLGSSDLTLLDARALPRFRGEVEPLDPVAGHIPGARCAAFSDNLDSDGHFLPAEQLRQRFAAQLGARPADGLVAYCGSGVTACHNLFALCLAGYPLAALYAGSWSEWITDPGRPVASGD; encoded by the coding sequence ATGCCCCTCGCCCAGCTGATCACCCCCGCGGCCCTCGCCCTGCGCCTGGAGCAGGACGGGCCGCCGCTGATCCTCGACTGCCGCTTCGCCCTCGACGACCCGAGCTACGGCCAGCGCAGCTATGCCGCCGGGCATATCCCCGGCGCGCAGTTCGCCGACCTGGAGCAGCACCTCTCCGGCCCAGTACGCCAGGGCGTCACCGGCCGCCACCCGTTGCCGGACCCCAAGGTCCTGCTCGAACGCCTGCGCCAATGGGGCCTGCGCCAGGACAGCCAGGTGGTGCTGTACGACGACGGCCCCGGCGCCTTCGCCGCCCGCGCCTGGTGGCTGCTGGCCTGGCTCGGCAAGCGCGACGGCGTCTACCTCCTCGACGGCGGCCTCAAGGCCTGGCACAAGGCCGGCCTGGGCCTGAGCCACGAGCAGCCGGACCCGGTCCGCGGCGACTTCAGCGGCGAGCCCGACGAGGGCCTGCTGGTCAGCGCCAGCCGGCTGCAACAGCGCCTCGGCAGCAGCGACCTGACCCTGCTCGACGCCCGCGCTTTGCCGCGCTTTCGCGGCGAGGTGGAACCGCTGGACCCGGTGGCCGGGCACATTCCCGGCGCCCGCTGCGCGGCCTTCAGCGACAACCTGGACAGCGACGGCCACTTCCTCCCGGCCGAGCAGCTGCGCCAGCGCTTCGCCGCGCAGCTGGGAGCGCGCCCGGCCGACGGACTGGTGGCCTACTGCGGCTCCGGTGTCACCGCGTGCCACAACCTGTTCGCCCTGTGCCTGGCCGGCTATCCGCTGGCCGCGCTCTATGCCGGCTCCTGGAGCGAATGGATCACCGATCCCGGCCGCCCCGTGGCCAGCGGCGACTGA
- a CDS encoding response regulator transcription factor: MTTVCTALPDQLRLLLVDDHRIFLDGLSLALAPLCPDLQVQTAHSAAEAEAQLRRQDFDLVLLDLRLPDLPGLELLQRWQRQGRMTPVAILSASDSSLEAQAALAAGALGFIPKSADGDDLRGAVTRVLLGETLPPPAGEKPQLTPRQQEILLLLADGLPNKAISRRLGVAEDTVKTHLKTLFQELAVHTRTACVNAARQRGWL, encoded by the coding sequence ATGACCACAGTCTGCACCGCCCTGCCCGACCAGCTGCGCCTGCTGCTGGTGGATGATCACCGCATCTTCCTCGATGGCCTGAGCCTGGCCCTCGCCCCGCTATGCCCGGACCTGCAGGTACAAACCGCACACTCCGCCGCCGAGGCCGAAGCCCAGCTGCGGCGGCAGGATTTCGACCTGGTCCTGCTGGACCTGCGCCTGCCCGATCTGCCCGGCCTCGAACTGCTGCAACGCTGGCAACGCCAGGGACGCATGACCCCGGTGGCGATTCTCAGCGCCAGCGACTCCAGCCTGGAGGCCCAGGCCGCGCTGGCCGCCGGCGCCCTGGGCTTCATTCCCAAGAGTGCCGACGGCGACGACCTGCGCGGCGCCGTGACCCGCGTGCTGCTCGGCGAGACGCTGCCGCCCCCCGCCGGCGAGAAGCCGCAACTCACCCCGCGGCAGCAGGAGATTCTCCTGTTGCTGGCCGACGGCCTGCCGAACAAGGCCATCAGCCGCCGTCTCGGGGTGGCCGAGGACACGGTCAAGACCCACCTCAAGACGCTGTTCCAGGAACTGGCCGTGCACACCCGCACCGCCTGCGTCAACGCAGCGCGCCAGCGTGGCTGGCTCTAA
- a CDS encoding hybrid sensor histidine kinase/response regulator has translation MSLQDEERLLLAQQRRGYARLRFVAALEQGFVEHRVQRIRRRLWLIAGIAIAFQAIYAGLDLSLMPLDVGLSILPLRLLGIGAVLLACAYCRRPQSALGGTQLAYTGAYAFNGGCVVAMIHLCWAQGAAMPYDGLFLILLFGYVLLGVSFRAISLAAWGFCLLYLLLGVLLTEAGADLGYQALFLICANLIGSGGAYLQEHGQRGAWLNMRLLDLARQRAEADDARKLRLLAAASHDLRQPLNAMGLYAQHLLEQSREPATRQVCGRLATSVEQLSRLLQSLLDYSRLTLPGGVPVRPQAFALRPMLERLSGETADQARAQGIELRLDCSELWVSSDPLLLERVLRNLLVNALRHAQARRVWLRAREEAGAVLLEVADDGRGLSQEEQTQVFEEFRQLGNPGRNAEHGLGLGLAIVRQLTQLLEHPLRLDSAPGQGARFSLRLPRADAGAAPAAAVGGAALGGRILLLEDDGAGREALAGLLRRWGCQVWACAGLPEALACLDEARPQLLISDYRLGAAEDGLIALERLREASGWMVPALLISADVCPELQERCIPAHATLLGKPLLPARLRQVLTVLLPGTAAAVAPSAAVLPDA, from the coding sequence ATGAGCCTGCAGGACGAGGAGCGCCTGCTGCTGGCGCAACAACGCCGTGGCTACGCCCGCCTGCGTTTTGTCGCCGCCCTGGAGCAGGGCTTCGTCGAACACCGGGTGCAACGCATTCGCCGGCGCCTGTGGCTGATCGCCGGCATCGCCATCGCCTTCCAGGCGATCTACGCCGGCCTGGACCTGAGCCTGATGCCGCTGGACGTGGGCCTGTCGATACTGCCGCTGCGCCTGCTGGGGATCGGCGCCGTGCTGCTGGCCTGCGCCTACTGCCGCCGCCCGCAGAGCGCCCTGGGCGGTACCCAGCTGGCCTACACCGGCGCCTACGCCTTCAACGGCGGCTGCGTGGTGGCGATGATCCACCTGTGCTGGGCCCAGGGCGCGGCCATGCCCTACGACGGCCTGTTCCTCATCCTGCTGTTCGGCTACGTGCTGCTCGGCGTGTCGTTCCGGGCCATCAGCCTGGCGGCCTGGGGCTTCTGCCTGTTGTACCTGCTGCTGGGCGTGCTGTTGACCGAGGCGGGCGCGGACCTGGGCTATCAGGCCCTGTTCCTGATCTGCGCCAACCTGATCGGCAGCGGCGGCGCCTACCTGCAGGAGCACGGCCAGCGCGGCGCCTGGCTGAACATGCGCCTGCTCGACCTGGCGCGCCAGCGCGCCGAGGCCGACGATGCGCGCAAGCTGCGCCTGCTGGCCGCCGCCAGCCACGATCTGCGCCAGCCGCTCAACGCCATGGGCCTGTATGCCCAGCACCTGCTGGAGCAGAGCCGCGAGCCGGCCACGCGCCAGGTCTGCGGCCGCCTGGCGACCTCGGTCGAGCAGCTCAGCCGCCTGCTGCAGTCGCTGCTGGACTACAGCCGCCTGACCCTGCCGGGGGGCGTGCCGGTCAGGCCGCAGGCCTTCGCCCTGCGGCCCATGCTCGAGCGCCTGAGCGGGGAAACCGCAGACCAGGCCAGGGCCCAGGGCATCGAGCTGCGATTGGACTGCAGCGAACTCTGGGTGAGCAGCGACCCGCTGCTGCTGGAGCGGGTACTGCGCAACCTGCTGGTCAATGCCCTGCGCCATGCCCAGGCGCGGCGGGTCTGGCTGCGTGCCCGGGAGGAGGCCGGGGCGGTGCTGCTGGAGGTGGCCGACGACGGTCGCGGCCTGAGTCAGGAGGAGCAGACCCAGGTGTTCGAGGAGTTCCGCCAGCTGGGCAATCCCGGACGCAACGCCGAGCATGGCCTGGGCCTGGGGCTGGCCATCGTCCGGCAGCTGACGCAGCTGCTGGAGCATCCGCTACGACTGGACTCGGCGCCGGGGCAGGGGGCGCGCTTCAGCCTGCGTCTGCCGCGCGCGGATGCCGGCGCCGCACCGGCGGCCGCAGTTGGCGGCGCGGCGCTGGGCGGGCGCATCCTGCTGCTGGAGGACGACGGCGCCGGCCGCGAGGCGCTGGCCGGGTTGTTGCGGCGCTGGGGGTGCCAGGTCTGGGCCTGTGCCGGGTTGCCCGAGGCGCTGGCGTGCCTGGACGAGGCGCGGCCGCAGCTGCTGATCAGCGACTATCGCCTGGGCGCGGCGGAGGACGGCCTGATCGCCCTCGAACGACTGCGCGAGGCGAGCGGCTGGATGGTGCCGGCGCTGCTGATCAGCGCCGATGTCTGCCCGGAACTGCAGGAACGCTGCATTCCGGCCCATGCCACCCTGCTCGGCAAACCGCTGTTGCCGGCCCGCCTGCGCCAGGTCCTGACGGTCCTGCTGCCAGGCACCGCGGCGGCCGTCGCGCCATCCGCGGCCGTGCTGCCCGACGCCTAG
- a CDS encoding lipase secretion chaperone, which translates to MPSSVRYPLMAALALAAVALTLYWQWPAATLPSAVAPLAEPPSTNPASSPAPVLAVEQRRPAPRLPVPAMADTEVDGQLRIDGRGNLLLGLGVRDYFDYFLSSADRLGLEPAVAALLADAGSRLQEPALGQLVGLLGDYLDYKRASLALLQQPLSAQQQVEPQAQLAALRQAFDSLAQLRRAHFSAAALEALFGAEEAYARYTLDNLALLGREDLSEQSRAAAQERLGEQLPEALRASEERQQLALAQQAESERLWREGAGEEQVRQALAMAYDPPTVERLLDEQRRERAWQQRYAAYRDELAGLQGQGLSASDRERERQRLRQRLFDVEDLHRVDTYDAIAAKQREGAASTP; encoded by the coding sequence ATGCCCTCGTCTGTACGCTATCCCCTCATGGCCGCCCTGGCGCTCGCCGCCGTCGCCCTGACCCTCTACTGGCAATGGCCGGCGGCGACCCTGCCGTCGGCGGTGGCGCCGCTGGCCGAACCGCCGAGCACGAACCCTGCTTCCTCGCCGGCGCCGGTGCTGGCCGTCGAGCAACGGCGCCCGGCGCCGCGACTCCCGGTGCCGGCGATGGCCGACACCGAGGTCGATGGCCAGCTGCGCATCGACGGCCGTGGCAACCTGCTGCTCGGCCTCGGGGTGCGCGACTACTTCGACTATTTCCTCAGCAGCGCCGACCGGCTGGGCCTGGAACCGGCGGTCGCGGCGCTGCTGGCCGATGCCGGCAGTCGCCTGCAGGAGCCGGCGCTGGGCCAGCTGGTGGGCCTGCTGGGCGACTATCTGGACTACAAGCGCGCCAGCCTGGCGTTGCTGCAACAGCCGCTGAGCGCGCAGCAACAGGTCGAACCGCAGGCGCAGCTGGCCGCCCTGCGCCAGGCGTTCGACAGCCTGGCGCAGCTGCGGCGCGCGCATTTCTCCGCCGCTGCGCTGGAGGCGCTGTTCGGCGCCGAGGAAGCCTATGCCCGCTACACCCTGGACAACCTGGCGCTGCTCGGCCGCGAAGACTTGAGCGAGCAGAGCCGCGCCGCGGCGCAGGAGCGCCTGGGCGAGCAGCTGCCCGAGGCGCTGCGGGCCAGCGAGGAGCGCCAGCAGCTGGCGCTGGCCCAGCAGGCCGAGAGCGAGCGGCTGTGGCGCGAGGGCGCCGGCGAGGAACAGGTGCGGCAGGCGCTCGCCATGGCCTATGATCCGCCCACGGTCGAGCGCCTGCTCGACGAGCAACGCCGCGAGCGGGCCTGGCAGCAGCGCTACGCCGCCTACCGGGATGAGCTGGCGGGCCTGCAGGGCCAGGGGCTCAGCGCGAGCGACCGCGAACGGGAGCGGCAGCGCCTGCGCCAACGCCTGTTCGATGTCGAAGACCTGCACCGGGTGGATACCTATGATGCGATTGCCGCTAAGCAGCGGGAGGGCGCCGCGAGCACGCCCTGA
- a CDS encoding esterase/lipase family protein, with amino-acid sequence MRRVFTSALAALALVGAVEAQAGYTQTKYPIVLVHGISGFSSLGGLVNYFHSIPWNLERDGAKVYVASVAAFNDSEQRGAELARQILPWAAAGGGKVNLIGHSQGSPTARVAASLRPDLVASVTSVNGVNKGSKVADVVRGVVPADSAIEGGAAAIAAALGGFINLLSGSNNSQDPLASLETLTTPGTAALNSRHPWGVNNASYCAKSSELHNVRGHAIRYFSWTGNTAFTNIFDATDPLLATTGLAFGGEKNDGLVGVCSTYLGQVLGDSYHLNHADAINHLFGIRGWTDPVSLYRQHANRLKNKGV; translated from the coding sequence ATGCGTCGCGTTTTCACTTCCGCTTTGGCCGCTCTGGCCCTGGTTGGCGCCGTCGAGGCCCAGGCCGGCTACACCCAGACCAAGTACCCCATCGTGCTGGTGCACGGCATCTCCGGCTTCAGCAGCCTCGGTGGCCTGGTCAACTACTTCCACAGCATCCCCTGGAACCTGGAGCGCGACGGTGCCAAGGTCTATGTCGCCAGCGTCGCCGCGTTCAACGACAGCGAGCAGCGCGGCGCCGAACTGGCCCGGCAGATCCTGCCCTGGGCGGCGGCAGGCGGCGGCAAGGTCAACCTGATCGGCCACAGCCAGGGCTCGCCGACCGCGCGGGTGGCCGCCTCGCTGCGCCCCGACCTGGTGGCCTCGGTGACCTCGGTCAATGGCGTCAACAAGGGCTCGAAGGTGGCCGACGTGGTACGCGGGGTGGTGCCGGCCGACAGCGCCATCGAGGGCGGTGCCGCCGCCATCGCCGCCGCGCTGGGCGGTTTCATCAACCTGCTGTCGGGCAGCAACAACAGCCAGGACCCGCTGGCCTCCCTGGAAACCCTGACCACGCCGGGCACCGCGGCGCTCAACAGCCGCCACCCCTGGGGCGTGAACAACGCCAGCTACTGCGCCAAGTCCAGCGAGCTGCACAACGTGCGCGGCCACGCCATCCGTTACTTCTCCTGGACCGGCAACACCGCCTTCACCAATATCTTCGATGCCACCGACCCGCTGCTGGCGACCACCGGCCTGGCCTTCGGCGGCGAGAAGAACGACGGCCTGGTCGGCGTCTGCTCGACCTACCTGGGCCAGGTGCTCGGCGACAGCTACCACCTCAACCATGCCGACGCGATCAACCACCTGTTCGGTATCCGTGGCTGGACCGACCCGGTGTCGCTGTACCGCCAGCATGCCAACCGGCTGAAGAACAAGGGCGTCTGA